The following proteins are encoded in a genomic region of Sebastes fasciatus isolate fSebFas1 chromosome 14, fSebFas1.pri, whole genome shotgun sequence:
- the LOC141782441 gene encoding uncharacterized protein LOC141782441, protein MVSSRTSQSEAIMPEFNVRRAVSKLLNSFFKGMTADQWGLLKSGTPDDATMTMMGELLLDMTAALTKAFLKSLGSRTLASEDDVQINLGDTISQGFAEALGVDVSVQCPSSKSLTTLISEEVSESVRSALSSPEGIVQRLTPPSRLNNMILHACKMCQAFIGKMKSVFLPRPRKQRTICEESDVEPEPSDGEDRHAATPLSDVVIAMKDITYVKIIIKTQLNDITEPLLVDVPDSEYTVLQSQNSREIEDVAEEIARSIAEDAIRPTPSAQKSKRSKKSIGSKIKKLLAKCFAKTCIHRIVAQMRKRFHRGSKVHSRESAKSLTKKITDLMKQPENRDLLGLGAPLVNIPPGRVLEFTKVLSDLLYTHITHGPEIIPEPVIRANMRADLQRKVLGFLCLARWWQIFQSDDFVDNMRHAILGTKPRAKKPLAIAAPPAPVSVTKSRDDSARRARNEQKKNCVEVILERLVTRIFKKAKVTWTLSNVHDIIQRLVEQTWAEVEGLDFDSSPETWENLEKAIYRDLIKTWGNAMWVLVSFKGGQPAVGERIASAVKGHLMAPPRQRCCMVCRCFSSMLTAMTKW, encoded by the coding sequence ATGGTATCATCAAGAACTTCCCAGTCAGAAGCCATCATGCCCGAGTTCAACGTCCGTCGCGCTGTTTCCAAGCTGCTCAACTCCTTCTTTAAGGGGATGACGGCGGATCAGTGGGGACTTTTGAAATCCGGCACCCCCGACGACGCCACTATGACCATGATGGGAGAGTTGCTGTTGGACATGACAGCGGCCTTGACAAAAGCTTTCCTGAAATCTCTCGGGAGCAGGACCCTGGCATCTGAGGACGACGTCCAAATCAATCTGGGCGACACCATCTCTCAGGGTTTTGCCGAAGCTCTGGGCGTCGACGTCTCGGTTCAGTGTCCGAGCTCCAAAAGTTTGACGACATTGATTTCTGAAGAGGTTTCAGAGAGCGTTCGAAGTGCCCTCTCCAGCCCCGAGGGCATAGTTCAGCGCCTCACTCCTCCCAGCAGACTCAACAACATGATTCTGCACGCCTGCAAAATGTGCCAGGCGTTCATCGGCAAGATGAAGTCGGTGTTCTTGCCTCGACCGCGCAAGCAGAGGACCATCTGCGAGGAATCAGATGTGGAACCGGAACCCTCAGATGGCGAAGACCGCCATGCGGCGACGCCTTTGTCGGACGTCGTGATTGCGATGAAAGACATCACGTATGTCAAAATCATCATCAAGACGCAGTTGAACGACATCACCGAACCTCTCTTGGTTGACGTGCCAGACTCCGAGTACACGGTGCTGCAGTCTCAAAACTCTCGGGAGATTGAAGACGTCGCAGAAGAAATCGCTCGGAGTATCGCCGAAGATGCTATAAGACCGACTCCGTCGGCGCAGAAGAGCAAACGCTCCAAGAAAAGCATCGGAAGCAAAATTAAGAAGCTTTTGGCAAAGTGCTTTGCCAAAACATGCATCCATCGCATCGTGGCACAGATGAGGAAAAGATTCCACCGGGGATCCAAAGTTCACAGCCGGGAGTCGGCAAAGTCTCTCACAAAGAAAATTACCGATCTGATGAAACAACCAGAAAACCGCGATCTTCTGGGACTCGGCGCTCCACTCGTAAACATTCCCCCCGGTCGAGTCTTGGAGTTCACAAAGGTCTTAAGTGAtctcctctacacacacatcacacacggGCCAGAGATCATCCCCGAGCCGGTGATACGTGCCAACATGCGCGCCGACTTGCAGCGGAAGGTGCTCGGTTTCCTGTGtctggccagatggtggcagaTCTTTCAGTCCGACGACTTCGTCGACAATATGAGACATGCCATACTGGGGACTAAGCCCAGGGCCAAGAAACCTTTGGCAATCGCTGCACCGCCTGCCCCGGTATCCGTGACGAAGAGTCGTGATGACTCTGCAAGACGAGCGCGGaacgaacaaaaaaaaaactgcgtcGAGGTGATCTTGGAGCGGCTGGTCACGCGGATCTTCAAGAAGGCAAAAGTGACCTGGACCCTTTCAAACGTCCATGACATCATCCAGCGCCTTGTTGAACAAACGTGGGCCGAAGTCGAGGGTCTCGATTTCGATTCCAGCCCAGAAACATGGGAAAACCTCGAAAAGGCCATTTACCGGGACCTGATTAAGACATGGGGCAATGCGATGTGGGTGCTGGTGTCCTTTAAAGGGGGTCAACCGGCAGTCGGAGAGCGTATCGCCTCCGCCGTCAAAGGTCACCTGATGGCACCACCGAGACAGAGGTGCTGCATGGTATGCAGGTGCTTCTCTTCTATGCTCACCGCCATGACGAAGTGGTAA